A window of Castanea sativa cultivar Marrone di Chiusa Pesio chromosome 1, ASM4071231v1 contains these coding sequences:
- the LOC142631750 gene encoding uncharacterized protein LOC142631750, with product MADWGPVLIAVVLLTPGLLFQLPGHSRVVDFCNMRTSGVSIMVHTIIFFGLITIFLIAIGVHITTGWSLIISYHPLSLHFSDACISFFFFSFIFNLFIENVAAS from the coding sequence ATGGCAGATTGGGGACCGGTATTGATAGCAGTGGTGCTATTGACACCAGGGCTGCTGTTCCAGCTGCCTGGCCACAGCCGAGTGGTGGACTTCTGCAACATGAGGACTAGCGGGGTCTCCATAATGGTCCACACCATTATCTTCTTTGGACTCATCACCATCTTTCTCATTGCCATTGGTGTTCATATCACCACCGGATGGTCATTGATCATTTCATACCATCCTTTATCTCTTCATTTCTCGGATGCttgcatttcatttttctttttttctttcatctttaaTTTGTTCATTGAAAACGTAGCAGCTAGTTAG
- the LOC142622852 gene encoding uncharacterized protein LOC142622852 — protein MGADWGPVVVAVVLFILLSPGLLFQIPARVRVIEFGNMSTSGIAILVHAIIYFCIVTILVIAIGIHIYS, from the coding sequence atgggtgcAGATTGGGGGCCAGTCGTTGTCGCCGTGGTTTTGTTCATCCTCTTGTCACCAGGGTTGCTGTTCCAAATACCGGCAAGAGTAAGGGTGATAGAGTTCGGGAACATGAGCACAAGCGGGATTGCCATTCTAGTTCATGCCATTATATACTTTTGCATAGTCACCATCTTGGTCATTGCAATCGGTATTCACATATATTCATGA
- the LOC142631743 gene encoding uncharacterized protein LOC142631743, translated as MKRGKLQLNQIEDKSSRQVTFSKRKNGLMKKARELSILCDVEAALFIFSSTGKLYEYCSSDSIGKLLERYRRHASKKVVVCNSSDQKKNCDAECSDHQTEANLLQMIQRKSEAQNIKQLNMIELTRLEKELDALHIETRLHKEKQLSAEKTFMEEMAAMINESPELALPSSGTEIQELHTQERQLSEEKAFMEGMASMIMANPDFASPSSGTELLELHPQEKQLSEEKTFMEEMAAMINESTELALPSSGTKLQELHTQEKQLSEEKTFMEEMVAMINESPELALPSSGTEIQELHTQEKQLSEEKAFMEGMAAMIMANPDFASPSSGTELLELHPQEKQLSEEKTFMEEMAAMIMENPDFASPSSGTELLELHTQEKQLSEEKTFMEEMAAMINESAELALPSSGTKLQELHTQEKQLSEEKTFMEELQMAAMIPDLPSPSFGTELLELYTQGINYATPLQQGMPHLY; from the exons ATGAAGAGAGGAAAACTTCAGCTGAATCAAATCGAGGACAAGAGCAGCCGGCAAGTGACGTTCTCGAAGCGAAAGAATGGGCTCATGAAGAAGGCTCGCGAGCTCTCCATTCTCTGCGACGTCGAGGCTGCGCTCTTCATCTTTTCCTCAACAGGAAAGCTCTATGAGTACTGTAGTAGCGACAG TATAGGAAAACTCCTTGAGCGTTACAGGAGACATGCAAGCAAAAAAGTTGTTGTCTGCAATAGTTCTGATCAAAAAAAG AATTGTGATGCTGAATGTTCTGATCATCAGACAGAAGCTAACCTACTGCAAATGATTCAAAG GAAATCAGAAGCACAAAACATTAAACAGCTAAACATGATAGAGCTCACGAGACTAGAGAAAGAACTGGATGCCTTACATATTGAAACCAGATTGCATAAG GAGAAACAGCTGAGTGCAGAGAAAACTTTCATGGAAGAG ATGGCTGCAATGATCAATGAGAGCCCTGAGTTAGCATTACCATCTTCTGGAACTGAAATACAAGAGCTTCACACCCAGGAAAGACAGCTGAGTGAAGAAAAAGCTTTCATGGAAGGG ATGGCATCAATGATCATGGCAAATCCTGATTTTGCATCACCATCTTCTGGAACTGAACTACTGGAGCTTCACCCCCAAGAAAAACAGCTGAGTGAAGAGAAAACTTTCATGGAAGAG ATGGCAGCAATGATCAATGAGAGCACTGAGTTAGCATTACCATCTTCTGGAACTAAACTACAGGAGCTTCACACCCAGGAAAAACAGCTCAGTGAAGAGAAAACTTTCATGGAAGAG ATGGTTGCAATGATCAATGAGAGCCCTGAGTTAGCATTACCATCTTCTGGAACTGAAATACAAGAGCTTCACACCCAGGAAAAACAGCTGAGTGAAGAAAAAGCTTTCATGGAAGGG ATGGCAGCAATGATCATGGCAAATCCTGATTTTGCATCACCATCTTCTGGAACTGAACTACTGGAGCTTCACCCCCAAGAAAAACAGTTGAGTGAAGAGAAAACTTTCATGGAAGAG ATGGCAGCGATGATCATGGAGAATCCTGATTTTGCATCACCATCTTCTGGAACTGAACTACTGGAGCTTCACACCCAGGAAAAACAGCTGAGTGAAGAGAAAACTTTCATGGAAGAG ATGGCAGCAATGATCAATGAAAGCGCTGAGTTAGCATTACCATCTTCTGGAACTAAACTACAGGAGCTTCACACCCAGGAAAAACAGCTCAGTGAAGAGAAAACTTTCATGGAAGAG CTTCAGATGGCAGCAATGATCCCTGACTTACCATCACCATCTTTTGGAACTGAACTACTGGAGCTTTACACCCAGGGTATCAACTACGCCACTCCACTCCAACAGGGTATGCCCCATCTCTATTAG
- the LOC142622201 gene encoding uncharacterized protein LOC142622201: MGADWGPVIVAVVLFILLSPGLLFQLPARVRVIEFGNMNTSGIAILVHAVIYFCILTILVIAIGIHIHVN, translated from the coding sequence atgggtgcAGACTGGGGGCCTGTCATTGTCGCAGTGGTTTTGTTCATCCTCTTGTCACCAGGGTTGCTGTTCCAACTACCGGCAAGAGTAAGGGTGATAGAGTTCGGGAACATGAACACAAGCGGGATTGCCATTCTGGTTCATGCCGTTATATACTTTTGCATACTCACCATCTTGGTCATTGCAATTGGCATTCACATACACGTTAATTGA